One window of the Acaryochloris sp. CCMEE 5410 genome contains the following:
- a CDS encoding glycosyltransferase family 2 protein — protein MSQIPLSVISVTHNHSTYIGRCLDALVPEVSRIGGEVIVVDNCSDDKSAKIAKKYPNIAVYINSERRGFSANNNFGMAKANGRYLLLLNPDTEVQPGALDQMIDFMESHPQVGMCGAQLRFPDGQIQPSPRRFPTLGSTIARRSPLRVFLRNSHLNQNHLMQDLDHSQVQPVDWLLGACMFIRREILETVGPLDEGYFLYVEDIDWARRMHAANWDVYYVPTAQIIHHHIAVSDKKLLSRYMWMHFISMWRYTRKYFLPPVPFLSIQSNCDQVWQSTLRTIN, from the coding sequence TTGTCCCAAATTCCACTATCCGTAATTTCCGTAACACACAATCACTCCACCTATATTGGCAGATGTCTGGATGCTCTTGTCCCGGAAGTAAGTCGAATCGGTGGAGAAGTCATTGTTGTTGATAACTGCTCAGATGATAAAAGTGCCAAGATAGCCAAAAAATACCCTAACATAGCTGTCTATATTAATTCTGAACGACGGGGATTTTCAGCTAACAATAATTTTGGTATGGCCAAGGCTAATGGTCGTTACTTGTTACTCCTCAATCCTGATACAGAAGTACAGCCTGGTGCTCTCGACCAAATGATTGACTTTATGGAAAGTCATCCTCAAGTGGGCATGTGTGGCGCACAACTTCGATTCCCTGATGGACAAATTCAGCCCTCTCCTCGCCGTTTCCCAACCCTTGGTTCGACCATTGCCCGGCGTTCACCACTGCGAGTATTCTTGCGCAATTCTCACCTCAACCAGAATCATTTAATGCAAGACTTAGATCACTCTCAAGTGCAACCAGTTGATTGGTTGTTGGGAGCCTGCATGTTTATCCGCAGAGAAATCCTAGAGACCGTTGGCCCCCTTGACGAAGGCTATTTTTTATACGTGGAGGATATAGATTGGGCGCGCCGAATGCATGCAGCAAATTGGGATGTTTACTATGTCCCTACAGCCCAAATAATCCACCATCACATTGCAGTAAGTGATAAAAAACTCCTGAGCCGCTACATGTGGATGCACTTCATCAGTATGTGGCGCTATACGCGAAAATACTTCCTACCTCCAGTCCCTTTCTTGTCCATTCAGTCTAACTGCGATCAGGTTTGGCAATCTACCCTAAGAACCATCAATTAA
- a CDS encoding glutamyl-tRNA reductase, with protein sequence MNIAVVGLSHKTAPVDVREKLSIPDDVKEKATSQLRSYPHLEEVAILSTCNRMEVYVVAQETDDGIRELTQFLSEWSQIPLLELRQHLFILLHQDAVMHLMRVSAGLDSLVLGEGQILAQVKQTHKLSQKYSGAGPILNRLFKQAISAGKRVRTETSIGTGAVSISSAAVELAQMKTEDLSVHRVAIIGAGKMSRLLVKHLLSKGANQIAILNRSLKRAEQLADQFQGADLKLHTLADMQAVLTESDLIFTSTASTEPLLDRDILEPIVCDRQSCMIFDISVPRNVHSNVNELSQVHAFNVDDLKAVVAQNQESRRQMALEAESLLEEEVASFDVWWRSLETVPTISSLRTKVESIREQELEKALSRLGTEFAEKHQEVIEALTRGIVNKILHDPMVQLRAQQDIEVRRKAMQSLNMLFNLNSSQGVAKQRNT encoded by the coding sequence ATGAATATTGCGGTTGTCGGTTTAAGTCATAAAACAGCGCCAGTGGATGTGCGAGAAAAACTCAGCATTCCCGATGATGTGAAAGAAAAGGCTACCTCTCAATTAAGGAGTTATCCTCATTTAGAAGAAGTGGCTATTTTGAGTACCTGTAACCGCATGGAAGTCTATGTGGTTGCGCAAGAAACCGATGACGGTATTCGTGAGCTGACGCAGTTCCTATCCGAGTGGAGTCAAATCCCTCTGTTAGAACTCCGTCAGCATTTGTTCATCCTTCTGCATCAAGATGCTGTCATGCATTTGATGCGGGTGTCTGCTGGATTAGACAGCTTGGTGTTGGGAGAGGGACAAATCCTGGCCCAAGTCAAACAGACTCACAAGTTGAGCCAAAAATACAGCGGCGCTGGCCCCATTCTCAATCGCTTATTTAAGCAGGCCATCTCTGCGGGTAAGCGAGTTCGAACGGAGACCAGTATTGGTACAGGTGCAGTATCGATCAGTTCAGCAGCCGTCGAACTTGCCCAGATGAAGACTGAAGATTTATCAGTCCATCGGGTCGCCATTATTGGAGCGGGCAAAATGTCTCGCTTGTTGGTCAAACATCTGCTTAGTAAAGGCGCTAATCAAATTGCCATTTTAAATCGGTCGTTGAAGCGAGCTGAGCAATTGGCCGACCAATTCCAAGGGGCTGATCTGAAACTGCATACTTTAGCCGATATGCAGGCAGTCCTAACCGAATCTGATTTAATTTTTACGAGTACGGCTTCAACGGAGCCTCTGTTGGATCGCGACATTCTAGAACCCATCGTCTGCGATCGCCAATCTTGCATGATCTTTGATATCTCTGTACCTCGAAATGTTCACAGCAATGTGAATGAGTTATCCCAGGTGCACGCCTTTAATGTGGATGACTTGAAGGCAGTGGTGGCTCAGAACCAAGAGAGCCGACGACAAATGGCACTAGAAGCTGAGTCCCTGTTAGAAGAAGAAGTTGCCAGTTTTGATGTCTGGTGGCGATCCCTAGAGACGGTCCCCACCATCAGTAGCTTAAGAACGAAGGTCGAATCCATTCGAGAACAGGAATTAGAAAAAGCGCTTTCTCGTCTAGGGACTGAGTTTGCCGAAAAACATCAAGAAGTGATTGAAGCGTTAACCCGAGGCATCGTTAACAAGATTTTGCATGACCCAATGGTTCAACTGCGGGCTCAGCAAGATATTGAAGTTCGTCGCAAGGCCATGCAATCCCTTAATATGCTTTTTAATCTCAATTCTTCTCAAGGGGTTGCCAAGCAGCGCAATACATAA
- the glpX gene encoding class II fructose-bisphosphatase, translating to MDNVIGLEIIEVVEQAAIASARWMGKGEKDTADHVAVEAMRDRMNKIHMRGRIVIGEGERDDAPMLYIGEELGICTQPDAAQVCNPDELLEIDIAVDPCEGTNLVAYGQNGSMAVLAISEKGGLFAAPDFYMKKLAAPPAAKGKVDINKSATENLQILAQCLDRSIEELVVVVMKRERHNDLIKEIRDAGARVALITDGDVSAALSCAFSGTNIHALMGIGAAPEGVISAAAMRALGGHFQGQLIYDPDIVKTGLIGESKESNLARLKEMGISDPDKVYTAEELACGETVLFAACGITPGTLMKGVRFFGGGARTQSLVISTQSKTARFVDTVHMFETPKRPKALQLH from the coding sequence GTGGATAACGTTATCGGCCTAGAGATCATTGAGGTGGTTGAACAAGCAGCCATTGCCTCAGCTCGATGGATGGGAAAAGGTGAAAAAGATACTGCAGATCATGTTGCAGTAGAAGCCATGCGCGATCGCATGAACAAAATCCATATGCGGGGCCGCATCGTTATTGGAGAAGGGGAAAGAGATGATGCCCCTATGCTTTATATCGGCGAGGAACTGGGCATTTGCACTCAGCCCGATGCTGCTCAAGTTTGCAACCCCGATGAGTTGCTAGAGATCGATATTGCAGTGGACCCCTGCGAAGGAACCAACCTGGTTGCTTACGGCCAGAACGGATCTATGGCTGTCCTCGCCATCTCTGAGAAGGGTGGATTGTTCGCAGCTCCCGATTTTTACATGAAGAAATTGGCTGCTCCTCCTGCAGCCAAAGGCAAAGTGGATATTAATAAGTCCGCTACCGAAAACCTACAAATTTTGGCTCAATGTTTGGATCGCTCCATCGAAGAATTAGTGGTCGTGGTCATGAAGCGGGAACGCCATAATGATCTCATTAAAGAAATCCGCGACGCTGGAGCAAGAGTTGCTCTAATTACAGATGGAGACGTCTCTGCAGCCCTCTCCTGTGCCTTCTCAGGAACAAACATTCATGCCCTGATGGGGATTGGTGCAGCACCGGAAGGCGTGATTTCTGCGGCTGCCATGCGCGCACTAGGGGGTCATTTCCAGGGGCAACTCATCTATGATCCCGATATCGTCAAAACTGGACTAATTGGCGAGAGCAAGGAAAGCAACCTAGCTCGACTCAAGGAAATGGGCATTAGCGATCCTGATAAGGTTTATACCGCTGAAGAATTGGCCTGTGGTGAAACTGTTCTGTTTGCTGCTTGTGGAATTACTCCAGGCACCCTAATGAAAGGCGTTCGCTTCTTTGGTGGGGGTGCTAGAACTCAGTCCCTGGTTATTTCCACCCAGTCCAAAACCGCCCGATTTGTCGATACCGTTCACATGTTTGAAACGCCTAAACGTCCTAAGGCACTTCAGTTACATTAG